A stretch of Faecalibacterium duncaniae DNA encodes these proteins:
- a CDS encoding glycosyltransferase family 1 protein produces MEQNAQPIRVAQMMTDMNYGGVEMVVMNYYRHMDRSRVQFDFFALEGSTLPQREEIERLGGRVYVVPKYTHLPQYEREIGRLFRQNGYQIVHSHMNTLSVLSLWGAKRAGVPNRIAHNHSTVGRGEGAKNVMKYLLRPFAAVYPTRLCACSRTAGSWLYGEKPFRVFNNAIELDRFTYDAAQRKAVRQELGLGDELVLGHVGRFCYAKNHEFLLDVMAEVCKQRPDAVLLLIGEGENEAAARRKAEALGLQENVRFLGRQSDPAKFYQAMDAFVLPSRYEGLGIVLIEAQAAALPVICSTEVPQEAQVLPEMQYLSLQESPAVWADAAIRAAENARRRDTSAEMRAGGFDIVTEAKKLEEFYFDLLK; encoded by the coding sequence ATGGAGCAGAATGCACAGCCCATCCGTGTGGCCCAGATGATGACGGATATGAACTACGGCGGTGTGGAGATGGTGGTGATGAACTACTACCGCCACATGGACCGTTCCAGAGTTCAGTTTGATTTTTTCGCGCTGGAAGGCTCGACCCTACCCCAGCGGGAAGAGATCGAACGGCTGGGCGGCCGGGTGTATGTGGTGCCAAAATATACCCACCTGCCGCAGTATGAACGGGAGATCGGGCGGCTGTTCCGTCAGAACGGATACCAGATCGTTCACTCCCACATGAACACCCTGAGCGTGCTTTCCCTCTGGGGGGCAAAGCGTGCAGGGGTGCCCAACCGGATCGCGCATAACCATTCTACGGTGGGCAGGGGAGAAGGGGCAAAAAATGTGATGAAGTACCTGCTCCGTCCCTTTGCCGCAGTGTATCCCACCCGGCTCTGTGCCTGCTCCAGAACGGCAGGCAGCTGGCTTTATGGTGAAAAGCCTTTCCGGGTGTTCAACAATGCCATTGAGCTCGACCGCTTTACTTATGATGCCGCCCAACGGAAAGCTGTCCGGCAGGAGCTTGGCCTGGGGGATGAACTGGTGCTGGGCCATGTCGGACGGTTCTGCTATGCCAAAAATCACGAATTTCTGCTGGATGTAATGGCGGAGGTCTGCAAGCAACGGCCGGATGCCGTTTTACTGCTGATCGGAGAAGGGGAAAACGAGGCCGCTGCCCGCCGGAAAGCGGAGGCACTGGGGCTGCAGGAGAATGTCCGCTTTCTGGGCCGCCAGAGCGATCCCGCAAAGTTTTATCAGGCCATGGATGCCTTTGTTCTGCCCTCGCGGTATGAGGGGCTTGGGATCGTGCTGATCGAAGCACAAGCGGCGGCATTGCCGGTCATCTGTTCCACGGAGGTGCCGCAGGAGGCTCAGGTCCTGCCCGAGATGCAGTACCTGAGCTTGCAGGAAAGCCCGGCAGTCTGGGCGGATGCGGCGATCCGGGCTGCAGAAAATGCCCGGCGGCGGGATACCTCTGCTGAGATGCGGGCAGGCGGCTTTGATATCGTCACCGAGGCGAAGAAGCTGGAAGAGTTTTACTTCGATCTGCTGAAATGA
- a CDS encoding NAD-dependent epimerase/dehydratase family protein, with translation MNYILFGGSGFIGTHLIHLLLKECVRPSDVIYDLDLVMPGEEGVVPGIVEKNDGVQYIRLDVRKPIDFEFVPTPEDVIFDLAAVHRTPGHPEEAYFETNIRGAENVTAFAEKYGIRKILFTSSIAPYGASEDLKTEETLPTPNTPYGISKLVAEKIHQIWQARDPARELTIVRPGIVYGKGEHGNMTRLYRGQKKGYFFYAGRKDTIKACIYVKELVRFFKYRMLDHSFPGAEIYNCTYEPAYTIEEICDTMQKATGLHRHVPLVPAGLLLFAAGILGPIGGKKMGIHPARVRKLMVSTNVCGRKLAATDYKFHYTLEESFRDWFEDCDRKELV, from the coding sequence ATGAATTATATTCTTTTTGGTGGATCTGGTTTTATCGGCACCCATCTCATTCATTTGCTGCTGAAGGAGTGCGTCAGACCCAGCGACGTGATCTACGACCTGGATCTTGTGATGCCCGGGGAAGAGGGCGTGGTGCCGGGCATTGTGGAAAAGAACGATGGGGTGCAGTATATCCGGCTGGATGTGCGCAAGCCCATCGATTTTGAGTTCGTTCCGACTCCGGAGGACGTGATTTTTGATCTGGCAGCGGTCCACCGCACCCCCGGCCACCCGGAAGAAGCCTATTTTGAAACAAATATCCGGGGCGCGGAAAATGTGACCGCATTTGCGGAAAAATACGGCATCCGGAAGATCTTATTCACCAGTTCCATTGCACCCTATGGTGCGTCTGAGGACCTTAAGACGGAGGAGACTCTGCCAACTCCCAACACGCCGTATGGAATCAGCAAGCTGGTGGCAGAAAAGATCCACCAGATCTGGCAGGCCCGTGATCCGGCCCGGGAGCTGACCATCGTGCGGCCAGGCATCGTTTATGGCAAAGGGGAGCACGGCAACATGACCCGCCTGTACAGGGGGCAGAAGAAGGGCTACTTTTTTTATGCCGGCCGGAAGGACACCATCAAGGCGTGCATCTATGTCAAGGAGTTGGTGCGCTTCTTCAAGTACCGGATGCTGGATCATTCCTTCCCCGGAGCAGAGATCTATAACTGTACCTACGAGCCGGCTTATACCATTGAAGAAATCTGCGATACAATGCAGAAGGCGACCGGCCTGCACCGCCATGTGCCGTTGGTGCCCGCCGGACTGCTGCTGTTTGCGGCGGGCATTCTGGGACCCATCGGGGGCAAAAAGATGGGCATCCATCCCGCCCGTGTCCGGAAGCTGATGGTATCCACCAATGTCTGCGGCAGAAAGCTGGCCGCCACCGATTACAAGTTCCACTATACGCTGGAGGAGAGCTTCCGGGACTGGTTCGAGGATTGTGACCGCAAGGAGCTGGTATGA
- a CDS encoding sugar transferase yields MITKREKLQYGYLFLIDLLSLVLSIGLAWGLTAGVLHKMGDFQLDDLVEACFLLLLAYILTFFTFDQSENIVNRTPIREVEIAVRFNFLLTLIDAACLALTKASMLHSRYFLVFVPVIDVFVMTGAHAVLKKMLVRSRYTKGIQSLVGVVTTQENASPVLEELKKDWSKCVTGLAILEAAPEQLHTEIDGVKIEANFDNFMDWLRQAALDEVYLDVAQESEENMLPYLEEMESMGLTVHFRLPVLDRIEKACCDETSAVRISRELSRCAGGNVVTMGTVELKLRDQVLKRTMDIVGGIVGCIISIPIIALVAIPLKLESPGPLIFKQRRVGRNGRVFYIHKLRSMYVDAEARKKELMAQNEMNGLMFKMEDDPRITRVGRFIRRTSIDELPQFFDVVRGSMSLVGTRPPTLDEYRQYESHHKRRLSMKPGITGLWQVSGRSDIDDFEEVVKLDVQYIDNWSIWMDIYLLFRTVGVVFDRKGAK; encoded by the coding sequence ATGATTACGAAACGTGAAAAACTGCAGTATGGATACCTGTTTCTGATTGATCTGCTCTCTCTGGTTCTCAGCATTGGGCTGGCGTGGGGGCTGACCGCAGGTGTTCTGCACAAGATGGGGGACTTCCAGCTGGACGATCTGGTAGAAGCCTGTTTTTTATTGCTGCTGGCCTATATCCTGACCTTTTTTACATTTGATCAGAGTGAAAATATCGTGAACCGCACTCCGATTCGTGAAGTTGAAATTGCGGTGCGGTTCAATTTTTTGTTGACCCTCATTGATGCGGCCTGCCTGGCGCTGACCAAGGCTTCCATGCTGCATTCTCGCTATTTTCTGGTGTTTGTGCCCGTCATCGATGTCTTTGTGATGACGGGCGCTCATGCTGTCCTCAAAAAGATGCTGGTACGCTCCCGCTATACCAAGGGGATTCAGAGCCTTGTGGGAGTGGTGACCACGCAGGAGAACGCAAGCCCTGTTCTGGAAGAGCTGAAAAAGGACTGGTCCAAGTGTGTGACCGGCCTTGCCATTCTGGAAGCTGCCCCGGAGCAGCTTCACACTGAGATCGATGGGGTGAAGATCGAGGCGAACTTCGATAATTTCATGGACTGGCTGCGGCAGGCAGCGCTGGATGAAGTGTATCTGGATGTGGCGCAGGAGAGTGAGGAGAACATGCTGCCCTATCTCGAGGAGATGGAGAGCATGGGGCTGACGGTCCATTTCCGTCTGCCGGTGCTGGATCGGATCGAAAAAGCCTGCTGCGATGAGACCAGTGCGGTGCGCATCAGCCGGGAACTGAGCCGCTGTGCGGGCGGCAATGTTGTGACGATGGGCACGGTGGAGCTCAAGTTGCGGGATCAGGTGCTGAAACGGACCATGGATATCGTAGGCGGCATCGTGGGGTGCATCATCAGTATCCCCATCATTGCGTTGGTGGCCATTCCGCTCAAGCTGGAAAGCCCCGGCCCGCTGATCTTCAAGCAGCGCCGGGTGGGCCGGAATGGACGTGTGTTCTACATCCACAAGCTGCGCAGCATGTATGTGGACGCGGAGGCACGCAAAAAGGAGCTGATGGCCCAGAACGAAATGAACGGCCTGATGTTCAAGATGGAAGATGACCCCCGGATTACCCGGGTGGGCCGCTTCATCCGTCGCACCAGCATCGATGAGCTGCCGCAGTTTTTTGACGTTGTGCGGGGCTCCATGAGCCTAGTGGGTACCCGCCCGCCCACGCTGGATGAATACCGGCAGTACGAGAGCCATCACAAGCGCCGCCTTTCCATGAAGCCGGGAATTACCGGCCTGTGGCAGGTAAGTGGCCGCAGCGATATTGATGATTTTGAAGAAGTGGTCAAGCTGGATGTCCAGTACATCGACAACTGGTCCATTTGGATGGATATCTACCTGCTGTTCAGGACGGTGGGCGTTGTGTTTGACCGGAAAGGGGCAAAATGA
- a CDS encoding oligosaccharide flippase family protein, producing MNTERRTGVVLSYIQVILNVLVNIIYVPVLLHYLGQSEYGLYQIVGSFFSYVTVFESCMSAGVLRNYCNALGKQDEQLAREILSTARSIYRLMAAGMTGLGVVVILGFRAFYASSFTGAELQESTIILGMLFCNMVATLLSSVYLTVITGQERFVFLKISGILLQTVQPLLVILCVMRLPYAMSVTAVIAGLNLVNILFRWWYVQCRLEIRIPTLKPNSKVAKEILTLSSAILIGCIADQIFWKTDQVILGKMFSTAVVAVYSVGAQIYMIYMQFGTQIAGVFYPRVSVLYQEENGLQKVSDLFIRVGRATFFVILLVLSGFIIFGREFLLVWVGEGYEAAYWVAIIVMLPFSVDLAQNLGLCILQVKGQYGFRAKIYLLSALLNIITTVLFARRIGITGAALSTGISMFLTSGLIMNWFFQKRVGLNMIKFWKTTIGIISLAVLLTGAACFIKGMIWHDPVSVIQLGLGILLYTIVYGAVMFLFAADPAERELLQRLLKTRRKSRL from the coding sequence ATGAACACTGAACGTAGAACCGGTGTAGTTCTGTCATATATTCAAGTCATTTTAAATGTTCTGGTCAACATTATCTATGTTCCGGTATTGTTGCATTACCTTGGCCAAAGTGAATACGGTCTTTATCAAATCGTTGGCTCCTTTTTCTCGTATGTCACGGTATTTGAATCCTGTATGTCTGCGGGAGTCCTGCGCAATTACTGCAATGCACTTGGAAAACAGGATGAACAGTTGGCAAGGGAAATTCTTTCCACAGCACGCAGCATCTATCGGCTGATGGCAGCCGGAATGACAGGGCTTGGAGTTGTTGTAATTTTAGGCTTCCGGGCTTTTTATGCCAGTTCCTTTACGGGGGCGGAACTCCAGGAGAGCACCATCATCCTTGGGATGCTGTTCTGCAATATGGTTGCAACTCTGTTGAGTTCAGTCTATCTGACAGTGATCACAGGGCAGGAACGCTTTGTGTTTTTGAAAATTTCCGGGATCTTACTTCAGACAGTTCAGCCACTGCTTGTGATCCTCTGCGTGATGAGGCTCCCTTATGCAATGTCTGTGACAGCAGTCATTGCAGGTTTGAATTTGGTCAACATCCTGTTTCGCTGGTGGTATGTTCAGTGCAGGTTAGAAATCCGGATTCCGACGCTGAAACCGAATTCAAAAGTGGCAAAAGAAATTTTGACCTTGTCTTCGGCCATCCTGATCGGATGCATCGCAGATCAGATTTTCTGGAAAACAGATCAGGTCATTTTGGGCAAAATGTTCAGCACCGCAGTTGTTGCGGTATACTCTGTTGGTGCGCAGATCTACATGATCTATATGCAGTTTGGGACACAGATCGCAGGTGTTTTTTACCCGCGAGTCAGTGTGTTGTATCAGGAAGAAAATGGATTGCAGAAGGTTTCGGATCTGTTTATTCGGGTTGGAAGGGCTACATTTTTTGTGATACTGCTGGTTTTGTCCGGCTTCATCATTTTTGGTCGTGAATTTCTGCTTGTATGGGTCGGCGAAGGCTATGAGGCAGCCTATTGGGTTGCAATCATTGTAATGCTGCCGTTCTCTGTTGATCTGGCACAAAACCTTGGATTATGCATTCTACAGGTCAAAGGACAGTATGGCTTTCGCGCGAAGATTTACCTGCTAAGTGCACTACTGAACATTATAACAACAGTGTTATTCGCACGCAGGATTGGGATTACCGGTGCGGCACTTTCCACAGGAATTTCGATGTTTCTGACCAGTGGATTGATAATGAACTGGTTTTTTCAGAAAAGAGTCGGCCTGAACATGATAAAGTTCTGGAAAACTACAATTGGCATCATAAGTTTGGCAGTTCTTCTCACCGGGGCTGCATGTTTCATCAAGGGAATGATTTGGCATGATCCGGTATCTGTAATACAATTGGGCCTCGGTATTCTCCTCTATACCATAGTGTACGGCGCAGTAATGTTTTTGTTTGCAGCTGATCCGGCAGAGCGTGAGCTGCTGCAGAGGCTTTTAAAAACAAGAAGAAAGTCAAGATTGTAA
- a CDS encoding glycosyltransferase family 32 protein, which translates to MMNQKIPKIIHYCWFGGNPLPELAQKCIASWKKYCPEYEIREWNESNFDLNCCDYVREAYEAKKWAFVSDYARFWILYHKGGIYFDTDVEIIKPLNEILKQGAFLGCETRYTVAPGLGMAANPGLGIYKEMLDFYEKRHFRNQNGAIDTTTIVTYTTQILVQHGWKPDREIQTVEGITIYPPEYFCPMNYKSGELNITKNTRTIHHYAASWYGKTDKQIAAINKKCIERFGVNVGQKVSAVLVLPFRLKRKLEYNGIMKSKNQ; encoded by the coding sequence ATGATGAATCAGAAAATTCCGAAGATAATCCATTATTGCTGGTTTGGAGGAAATCCTCTTCCAGAGTTGGCGCAAAAGTGCATTGCATCATGGAAAAAGTACTGCCCGGAATATGAAATTAGAGAGTGGAATGAAAGCAATTTCGACTTGAACTGCTGCGATTATGTTCGGGAAGCTTATGAGGCAAAAAAGTGGGCATTTGTGAGCGATTATGCAAGATTTTGGATTTTGTATCATAAGGGTGGCATTTATTTTGATACTGATGTCGAAATTATTAAACCGCTGAATGAAATTTTAAAACAGGGGGCTTTTTTGGGCTGCGAAACTCGATATACTGTAGCACCCGGATTAGGCATGGCTGCTAATCCCGGATTAGGCATATACAAAGAAATGCTTGATTTTTATGAAAAGCGGCATTTCCGAAATCAGAATGGTGCGATTGATACAACAACAATTGTGACTTATACGACACAGATTTTGGTGCAACACGGATGGAAACCGGATAGAGAAATTCAAACGGTAGAGGGTATTACGATTTATCCGCCAGAGTATTTTTGCCCGATGAATTACAAAAGTGGTGAATTAAATATAACTAAAAATACGAGAACTATCCATCATTATGCGGCATCTTGGTATGGAAAAACGGATAAGCAAATTGCGGCGATCAATAAAAAATGTATTGAGCGTTTTGGAGTAAATGTTGGACAGAAAGTTAGCGCGGTATTAGTTCTTCCGTTTCGACTTAAAAGAAAATTAGAATACAATGGAATCATGAAGAGTAAAAATCAGTAG
- a CDS encoding EpsG family protein, translated as MKRRFLKCGKKLFVIITFLQLAAIVSLRKKTVGIDTAMYIQLLEWSKNDIEIYWIEAGSRAYIHLLGNICTTYTEYLAAWAIPTMVLFYRYIIRNSKDIYLSIYIFASLMFYFLEFSLVRQALAIGIVLQAVSLLDERKYFRYILIILIAMSFHSSAAVFFLLLPISFVKCKINLSLSIMIVALCGICAVFGRILTEIGARLIGYSSYLQTEYANAGNVLHPALFLIILMFCTILSMGAKSTKKRKFKIEYEMLAVGVLFYWISLSVQIVNRIPYYFTGSVMTILPNLIVEMKNRKQAKIVNICVIVFLVLYEFLMIAQSAQGIMPYQFFWE; from the coding sequence TTGAAAAGACGATTCTTAAAATGCGGGAAAAAGCTTTTCGTAATAATTACTTTTCTTCAGTTAGCGGCTATTGTTTCATTGAGAAAAAAAACGGTTGGTATAGACACAGCGATGTATATTCAACTGCTTGAATGGAGCAAAAATGATATTGAAATCTATTGGATTGAGGCGGGCAGCAGAGCGTATATACATCTGCTAGGTAACATATGCACAACATATACGGAATATCTGGCAGCATGGGCAATACCGACTATGGTGTTGTTTTATCGTTATATAATCCGAAATTCGAAAGATATATACCTTTCAATATACATTTTTGCGAGTTTAATGTTCTATTTCCTAGAGTTCAGTCTGGTGCGGCAAGCGTTGGCGATAGGAATTGTTCTGCAAGCAGTGAGTTTGCTGGATGAGAGAAAATATTTTCGGTATATATTGATCATTTTGATAGCAATGAGTTTCCATTCGAGTGCTGCAGTTTTCTTTTTGCTACTTCCGATTTCCTTTGTGAAATGTAAGATAAATTTGTCGCTGTCTATAATGATTGTAGCGTTATGTGGTATTTGTGCAGTTTTCGGAAGAATATTAACGGAAATCGGGGCAAGACTGATTGGATATTCGAGCTATTTGCAGACCGAATATGCGAACGCTGGAAATGTTCTTCACCCTGCGCTGTTTTTGATCATCTTAATGTTTTGTACGATCTTAAGTATGGGGGCAAAATCTACAAAAAAAAGAAAGTTCAAAATCGAGTATGAAATGTTGGCAGTAGGTGTTCTGTTCTATTGGATTTCACTTTCAGTGCAAATTGTAAATCGAATTCCGTATTATTTTACGGGAAGTGTGATGACGATACTGCCAAATTTGATTGTGGAAATGAAAAACAGAAAACAAGCGAAGATAGTGAATATATGTGTGATAGTTTTTCTCGTTCTCTATGAGTTCTTGATGATAGCGCAAAGTGCCCAAGGAATTATGCCGTATCAATTCTTTTGGGAATGA
- a CDS encoding glycosyltransferase family 2 protein: MPEISVIVPVYKVEKYLDRCIESIVNQTYPDFELILVDDGSPDNCPALCDAWAERDGRIRVIHKKNGGLSSARNAGMDVMCGKYVCFIDSDDWIELNFLEVLRSLFEKYPQAKITACASRQDAIPDFQVIQPKEYITVYDKRKMFDYFFRVNGEPSNTGVWNKLIKTSILENFRYVITLNEDVEACYEFYTRADFMVETNQILHHYFVNNSGITRSTFSEKDLDYLSVWDRVVTRTEQEQPDYLRFAILARKRANFTMLSKMLIRGYDKKNKNLKSIYKRLKSEVRKDYFQLLTSKMPLSRKVLLTLECI, from the coding sequence ATGCCAGAAATAAGTGTTATTGTTCCAGTTTATAAGGTTGAAAAATACCTTGATCGGTGCATAGAGTCTATTGTAAATCAGACCTATCCTGATTTTGAACTTATTCTTGTTGACGACGGCTCTCCGGATAATTGTCCTGCCCTATGTGATGCGTGGGCAGAGCGTGATGGGCGAATTCGAGTGATTCACAAGAAAAATGGCGGTCTTAGTTCTGCGCGAAATGCAGGAATGGATGTAATGTGCGGAAAATATGTATGCTTTATTGATTCCGATGACTGGATCGAATTGAACTTTCTCGAAGTCTTAAGGAGTCTTTTTGAAAAGTATCCGCAGGCAAAAATTACGGCGTGTGCCTCAAGGCAAGATGCAATCCCCGATTTTCAAGTTATTCAGCCAAAAGAATATATAACCGTTTATGACAAAAGAAAAATGTTTGATTATTTTTTTCGGGTAAACGGAGAGCCAAGTAATACAGGTGTGTGGAATAAGCTTATAAAAACTTCCATTTTAGAAAACTTTAGGTATGTAATTACTTTAAACGAAGACGTAGAAGCATGTTATGAGTTTTATACAAGAGCAGATTTTATGGTGGAAACAAATCAAATCCTACATCATTATTTTGTGAATAACAGTGGAATTACACGTTCTACTTTTTCGGAAAAAGATTTGGACTATCTTTCCGTATGGGATCGTGTTGTAACTCGCACTGAACAGGAACAGCCGGATTATTTGAGATTTGCTATTTTGGCGAGAAAAAGAGCAAATTTTACAATGCTTTCTAAAATGCTAATTCGTGGATATGATAAGAAAAATAAAAATCTAAAAAGTATTTACAAAAGACTGAAGAGTGAAGTCCGAAAAGATTACTTCCAGCTACTTACGTCAAAAATGCCGCTGAGCAGAAAAGTATTGCTGACATTAGAGTGCATTTGA
- a CDS encoding beta-1,6-N-acetylglucosaminyltransferase, whose translation MKIAILILCHKNPKQINLLLDKLNHQDIDCYIHIDKKADFANKITKRSNIVLLPDEKRVSVEWAQISMVTATINLVEEAHRHGKYDYYWLTSGQDWPLYSADEIVNFFKNHDGENFIQYWDSKNYGNHLQNNLDKRNQIYFPLWMIGRRLWQKVVKRGWVELTGGYNRTWKSFMRKQLQIEFYFGSQW comes from the coding sequence ATGAAAATAGCAATTTTGATTTTGTGCCATAAGAATCCGAAGCAGATAAATCTGCTGTTGGACAAACTGAACCATCAAGACATTGATTGCTATATCCACATTGATAAAAAAGCGGACTTTGCGAATAAAATTACAAAAAGAAGCAATATCGTTTTGCTTCCGGATGAAAAACGTGTGTCAGTTGAATGGGCACAGATTTCAATGGTGACTGCAACGATTAACTTGGTGGAAGAAGCACATCGGCACGGAAAATATGATTACTATTGGTTGACCAGCGGGCAGGATTGGCCGCTGTACTCAGCAGATGAAATTGTGAATTTCTTCAAGAACCATGATGGTGAAAACTTTATTCAGTACTGGGATAGCAAAAATTACGGGAATCACTTGCAGAATAATCTGGATAAACGCAATCAAATCTATTTCCCCCTGTGGATGATTGGGAGAAGGCTGTGGCAGAAGGTCGTAAAAAGAGGTTGGGTAGAGCTAACAGGCGGATATAACCGAACATGGAAGTCTTTTATGCGTAAACAACTGCAAATCGAATTCTATTTTGGGAGTCAGTGGTAG
- a CDS encoding glycosyltransferase family 2 protein, with protein MMQNYSVLMSVYYKEKPEYFEQAIESVQSQTFPTDDFILVCDGPLNDALDKVIAKKQQEMGITLNVVRLAKNGGLGNALNEGIKHCKNELVARMDSDDIAYPDRCEKQLAVFNEHPEVSICSGIVEEFTTDPNTVDAKRVPPETNAEIVEFAKKRNPFNHPCVMYKKSAVEAVGSYQDFYLLEDYYLWLRMLMAGYQGYNIQEPLLHMRAGSDMYLRRAGWKYAKTQAKLFKFMKQKGFIGKGQYIKSCVIRSGSALAPNWLRKFMFEKVLRK; from the coding sequence ATGATGCAGAATTACAGTGTCTTGATGTCCGTTTATTATAAGGAAAAGCCAGAATACTTCGAGCAAGCAATTGAAAGTGTTCAATCACAGACGTTCCCAACTGATGATTTCATACTGGTATGTGACGGACCACTGAATGATGCGCTGGACAAGGTGATTGCCAAAAAGCAGCAAGAGATGGGGATAACTTTAAATGTCGTTCGCCTTGCTAAGAACGGTGGACTTGGCAATGCACTGAATGAGGGCATCAAGCACTGTAAAAATGAGCTGGTTGCTCGGATGGATAGCGATGATATTGCGTATCCGGATCGCTGTGAGAAACAGCTTGCTGTGTTTAACGAGCATCCAGAAGTGAGTATCTGCTCTGGCATCGTGGAAGAGTTTACTACTGATCCGAATACCGTCGATGCGAAGCGTGTGCCACCGGAGACAAATGCGGAAATTGTAGAATTTGCAAAGAAGCGCAATCCGTTTAATCACCCTTGTGTGATGTATAAAAAATCCGCAGTCGAGGCGGTTGGTTCTTACCAGGACTTCTACTTGTTGGAGGACTATTACCTTTGGCTCCGGATGCTAATGGCCGGATATCAGGGGTACAACATTCAGGAGCCGCTGCTCCATATGAGAGCTGGCTCGGATATGTACTTGCGGCGTGCTGGTTGGAAATATGCCAAGACGCAGGCAAAGCTGTTCAAGTTTATGAAGCAGAAAGGCTTCATTGGAAAGGGTCAGTACATAAAGAGCTGCGTGATTCGTAGTGGGTCGGCGTTAGCTCCGAATTGGCTGCGGAAGTTTATGTTTGAGAAAGTGCTGAGGAAATAG
- a CDS encoding sugar transferase, with protein MSKFQHDVMLKIVKIIDLVMITIPFALCWELYYSYQVYAKFGWRGNWTMIGLFAVLFFLLGKVYDAFWMSLQRISELIYGQVLAAMATDGILYVVICLMARRLCNLLPGIAAIAGQILMASIWAKLAHGWYFNTFQAQPTAVVYDVRHGLEKLINEYGLSKKYDVKMTLNVEECLNDLSLLDGMQSVFISGVHSHERNIILKYCVGQGINVFVIPRVGDVIMSGAQPMHMFHLPMLRVGRYMASPEFLFIKRAMDIVISLVALVILSPVFLITAIAVKSDGGPAFYKQVRLTKDGKQFEILKFRSMRVDAEKDGVARLSTGDKDDRITKVGHIIRACRLDELPQLLNILKGDLSIVGPRPERPEIAAQYCEEMPEFALRLQAKAGLTGYAQVYGKYNTTPYDKLQMDLMYIAHPSLIEDLKIMLATVKILFMPESTEGVAEGATTAMGQETEE; from the coding sequence ATGTCAAAATTTCAGCATGATGTGATGTTGAAGATCGTAAAAATCATCGATTTGGTGATGATCACGATTCCGTTTGCACTTTGTTGGGAGCTGTACTACTCGTATCAGGTCTATGCAAAGTTTGGCTGGAGGGGCAACTGGACCATGATCGGTCTGTTTGCAGTGTTGTTCTTTCTGCTGGGTAAAGTCTACGATGCGTTCTGGATGTCTTTGCAGCGCATTTCAGAGTTGATCTATGGACAGGTACTGGCAGCCATGGCAACCGATGGCATTCTGTACGTTGTCATCTGCCTGATGGCCCGGCGGCTCTGCAATCTTCTGCCGGGCATCGCAGCGATTGCCGGACAGATCCTGATGGCCTCAATCTGGGCGAAGTTGGCGCATGGATGGTACTTTAATACGTTCCAGGCCCAGCCGACTGCAGTCGTTTATGATGTTCGTCATGGATTGGAAAAGCTCATCAATGAGTACGGTCTTTCAAAAAAATACGATGTCAAGATGACCTTGAACGTTGAGGAATGCCTGAACGACCTGAGCCTGCTGGATGGAATGCAGAGCGTGTTCATCAGCGGTGTCCACAGCCATGAGCGCAATATCATCCTGAAATACTGCGTAGGGCAGGGCATCAATGTGTTCGTGATCCCTCGTGTGGGCGATGTGATTATGAGCGGTGCCCAGCCGATGCATATGTTCCATCTGCCCATGCTGCGTGTGGGCCGCTACATGGCAAGCCCGGAGTTCTTGTTTATCAAGCGTGCCATGGATATTGTGATCTCGCTGGTGGCACTGGTTATCCTGAGTCCGGTGTTTCTGATTACGGCTATTGCAGTCAAATCCGATGGTGGTCCTGCTTTTTACAAGCAGGTTCGCCTGACCAAAGACGGTAAGCAGTTCGAGATTTTGAAGTTCCGCTCCATGCGTGTGGATGCCGAAAAAGACGGTGTGGCGCGTCTTTCCACTGGTGACAAAGATGACCGTATCACGAAGGTCGGTCATATCATCCGCGCCTGCCGTCTGGACGAGCTGCCCCAGCTTCTCAATATCTTGAAGGGAGACTTGTCCATTGTAGGCCCACGCCCGGAACGCCCTGAGATCGCTGCCCAGTATTGTGAGGAAATGCCGGAGTTTGCTCTGCGGCTGCAGGCCAAGGCGGGTCTGACCGGCTATGCACAGGTGTACGGCAAGTATAACACCACCCCCTACGATAAGCTGCAGATGGATCTGATGTACATTGCGCATCCCAGCCTGATCGAGGATTTGAAAATCATGCTGGCGACCGTGAAGATCCTGTTTATGCCGGAGAGTACTGAGGGCGTGGCAGAAGGTGCGACTACGGCGATGGGACAGGAGACAGAAGAATGA